A window of Thermoanaerobacterium sp. PSU-2 genomic DNA:
TCCCGGGAGCACAATAAATCTTATCTACCTTTTTACTTTCCTTGATTTTTTTAACTATGGCATGCTCTCTGCCACCGCCGCCTATAACAAGAACATTCATATTCTCTCCTCCAAACAATCGGGGATTCTATTTAATGCTTAAAGTGCCTTATACCTGTAAATATCATTGAAATCCCGGCTTTATCTGCCGCATCGATGGATGCATTGTCATTTATAGATCCGCCAGGCTGGATAATAGATGTAATACCAGCTTTTGATGCTTCTTCCACAACATCAGGGAATGGGAAAAACGCATCTGAAGCCAGCACACTTCCCTTTGCCTTTTCACCTGCTTGTCTTATGGACTGCTCTGTCGGCCAAATTCGGTTCACCTGTCCAGCTCCAATTCCAACTGTCATCCCGTCTTTAGCCAAAACGATGGCATTTGATTTCACATGCTTTACGACTTTCCAAGCAAACCTTAAATCCTTAAGCTCACTTTCACTGGGGGCATTTTTTGTGACGACAGTCAGTTTATCGTCGTACAAATCGACTTCATCTTTTTCCTGAACTAATATTCCACCTTCTACCTTCTTTAAATCATACTCTTTTACGTATCCATCTAAAAGCTTGAGAATCCTGACGTTTTTCTTTTTCTCGAGAATCTCCAACGCTTCTTCCTCAAAATCAGGAGCTATTATTATCTCTAAAAATATTTTAGAAAGCTCTAAAGCCGTATTTGCATCTAAAGTGCGGTTAAATGCCACAATTCCGCCAAATATTGAAACAGGATCGCATTCGTAAGCTTTTTTAAACGCATCGTATATATTGTCTGCAACTGCAACGCCACATGGATTTGTATGCTTTACTGCCACTGCAGCAGGTTCATCAAATTCTTTTAACAGTTCAATCGCAGCATTTGCGTCGTTTATATTGTTGAAAGAAAGCTCTTTTCCGTGCAGCTTTACGCATTCAGATATTCCAAAAGGTTTCAATGAGTTTTTGTAAAATGCAGCTTTTTGATGCGGATTCTCGCCATATCTCATGTCCTGCGATTTCTCAAAGGAAAAAGTTATTGTATCAGGAAACTCTACACCATTTTTATCTAAAAGATAATTGTATATAAGTGAATCGTATGAGGCAGTATGTCCAAATGCTTTCATAGCGAGATAGAATCTTGTTTCTTCCTTCGTATTTCCGTATTCTTTTATTTCTTCAACGACTTTGTCGTAGTCATCAGGGTCAACTAAGACTGTCACGTATTTGTAGTTTTTCGCTGCAGCTCTAATCATGGACGGTCCACCGATGTCTATATTCTCTATTGCATCTTCCAGCGTAACATCATCTTTCAGTATCGTCTCCTTAAAAGGATACAAATTTACTGCTACTATGTCGATAGGCTTTATACCATTTTCCTCCAACTGCCTTCTATGGTTTTCATCGTCTCTTATGGCTAAAAGTCCGCCGTGTATCTTAGGATGCAATGTCTTCACTCTGCCGTCTAAGATCTCAGGAAATCCTGTGACATCCGAGACCTTTAAAGCGTTTATGCCCATATCTTTTAACAGCTTGTAAGTACCGCCAGTCGATAATATCTCATAGCCCATCTCATCTAACTTTTTTGCAAAGTCCGCGATTCCATCTTTTTTAGATACACTTATCAATGCTCTCTTTGACATCATCATACCTCCTATTTTATATAAACCTTTCTTCCTTCAACTTTAAGCCTTCCCTCAGTAAACAGCTTTACAGCATAAGGCAGCAATCTGTGCTCCAGCTTTAAAACTTTAGATGCTACTGTCTCAGGTGTATCATCATCTTCAACTTTTACCACATCTTGCATTATGATAGGACCCGTATCTGCGCCTGAATCAACAAAATGTACTGTGCAGCCAGTGTATTTCACACCGTAATCAACGACAGCTTTGTGGACATTTATGCCATAGTACCCTTTGCCGCAAAACGATGGTATTAAAGATGGATGTATGTTTATTATCCTATTGTGATATTTATTTACGATTTCCTCATTCAATATCGTTATAAAACCTGCCAAAATTATTCCATCTGGATTTATCTCATTGACAACATTGGCAAGTTCTTCATAAAATTTCTCCTTTAGCTTCTTCTTTGGAATGCAGTAAGCAGGTATATTGTTCATTTCGGCTCTTTTTAAAGCGTATGCCCCTTCTTTATCGCTAATAAGTGCCACAATTTCAGCGTTGATATATCCGCTTTTTATGCCATCTATGATAGACTGAAAGTCAGTACCATTTCCCGACGCCATAACCAATAATCTCATATCAATACCTCTTTTTCACCATTTACAATTTCTCCTATTATAAATGGTTTCTCGCCTGCAGCTTTTAGCCGATTTATTGCATCATTGCACTGATGGTTTGGAACAATAATGATCATCCCGATCCCCATGTTAAACGTCCTATACATTTCCATGTCGTCAATTTTTCCAATGTCTTTTATCAATTTGAATATATGAGGAACATCCCATGACTTTTTGTCTATCTTAGCAGAGACACCATCCTTAAGCGTCCTCGGTATATTGTCTATAAACCCTCCACCTGTTATGTGAGCCATTCCTTTAATGCTTATGCCTTTTAAAGATTTAAAAGCCTTCACATATATTCTGGTAGGCTTTAAAATAATCTCCCCTAACGATAGTCCATATTCTTCTACATAATCATCAGTGCTCATTTTGCCTACATCAAACAAGACTTTTCTCACCAATGAATACCCATTGGAGTGTATACCTGATGATGCAAGTCCTATTATTGCATCGCCGACTTCAATATTTCTGCCATCGATTATCTCGTCCTTTTCAACAGCACCTACAGCAAAACCAGCAAGATCAAATTCGCCTTCATTGTACATGCCTGGAAGCTCTGCTGTCTCCCCTCCTATCAATGCACATTCCGCTTCACTGCATCCCGCTGCAATGCCTTTTATCACTTCAATGCCTACATCGCTTTGCAACTTCCCAGTAGCAAAGTAGTCGAGGAAAAATAAAGGTTTTGCACCACTGACGATTACATCATTGACACACATGGCAACCAAGTCTATACCTATAGTATCATACTTTTTCATCATAAAAGCAATCTTTAGTTTTGTCCCGACGCCATCTGTGCCTGAAACCAAAACAGGATTCTTATAATCTGTCAGTTGATAAAGAGCTCCAAAGCCGCCTATTCCATTTAAAACACCGCTTTTCATAGTGGCTTTTGCAATAGGCTTTATCATTTCTACAAATTTGTTTCCCTCATCTATATTTACACCAGCATCTTTGTAGTCCATGGCATCCTCCTTGAGTTTACTTTTTTTCGAAAAGGTATTTGCTGCCTTCTTTTGGGACTTCCATAGGATACTTTCCATCAAAACATGCTGCACAGATGCTTTCTAAGCCCACACTTTCTCTTAAGCCTTCTAAGCTTAAAAAACTTAAGCTGTCTGCTCCAATGTAATCCCTTATATCTTTCACTTCCATGTATGAACCTACCAGTTCCTTTTTAGTAGGAGTATCTATTCCAAAATAACATGAATACTTGACAGGTGGAGAACTTATCCTTACGTGTACTTCTTTTGCACCGCCTTTTTTCAAAAGCGAAACAAGCCTTTTCATAGTAGTGCCTCGTACAATAGAATCGTCAATCAATACGATTCTTTTATCCCTCACCAGCTCTTTTAAGACATTTAATTTGACTCGTACACCGATTTCTCTGTCTTTCTGCTTTGGACAGATAAAAGTTCGCCCTATATACTTATTTTTGATAAGACCCTCTCCTATTGGAATACCTGATTGAAAAGAGTACCCTCGTGAAGCCGGCACTCCAGAATCAGGAACAGGTACCACCAAATCGGCATCTACACTGCTTTCCATGGCTAATCTCTTTCCCATTTCGTACCTTGCCTTATAGACACTAACTCCTTCTAAGACGCTGTCAGGCCTTGAAAAGTATATATACTCAAAAACACATGGCATCTTTTTTTCAAAAGTATCAA
This region includes:
- the purH gene encoding bifunctional phosphoribosylaminoimidazolecarboxamide formyltransferase/IMP cyclohydrolase translates to MSKRALISVSKKDGIADFAKKLDEMGYEILSTGGTYKLLKDMGINALKVSDVTGFPEILDGRVKTLHPKIHGGLLAIRDDENHRRQLEENGIKPIDIVAVNLYPFKETILKDDVTLEDAIENIDIGGPSMIRAAAKNYKYVTVLVDPDDYDKVVEEIKEYGNTKEETRFYLAMKAFGHTASYDSLIYNYLLDKNGVEFPDTITFSFEKSQDMRYGENPHQKAAFYKNSLKPFGISECVKLHGKELSFNNINDANAAIELLKEFDEPAAVAVKHTNPCGVAVADNIYDAFKKAYECDPVSIFGGIVAFNRTLDANTALELSKIFLEIIIAPDFEEEALEILEKKKNVRILKLLDGYVKEYDLKKVEGGILVQEKDEVDLYDDKLTVVTKNAPSESELKDLRFAWKVVKHVKSNAIVLAKDGMTVGIGAGQVNRIWPTEQSIRQAGEKAKGSVLASDAFFPFPDVVEEASKAGITSIIQPGGSINDNASIDAADKAGISMIFTGIRHFKH
- the purN gene encoding phosphoribosylglycinamide formyltransferase, coding for MRLLVMASGNGTDFQSIIDGIKSGYINAEIVALISDKEGAYALKRAEMNNIPAYCIPKKKLKEKFYEELANVVNEINPDGIILAGFITILNEEIVNKYHNRIINIHPSLIPSFCGKGYYGINVHKAVVDYGVKYTGCTVHFVDSGADTGPIIMQDVVKVEDDDTPETVASKVLKLEHRLLPYAVKLFTEGRLKVEGRKVYIK
- the purM gene encoding phosphoribosylformylglycinamidine cyclo-ligase, which encodes MDYKDAGVNIDEGNKFVEMIKPIAKATMKSGVLNGIGGFGALYQLTDYKNPVLVSGTDGVGTKLKIAFMMKKYDTIGIDLVAMCVNDVIVSGAKPLFFLDYFATGKLQSDVGIEVIKGIAAGCSEAECALIGGETAELPGMYNEGEFDLAGFAVGAVEKDEIIDGRNIEVGDAIIGLASSGIHSNGYSLVRKVLFDVGKMSTDDYVEEYGLSLGEIILKPTRIYVKAFKSLKGISIKGMAHITGGGFIDNIPRTLKDGVSAKIDKKSWDVPHIFKLIKDIGKIDDMEMYRTFNMGIGMIIIVPNHQCNDAINRLKAAGEKPFIIGEIVNGEKEVLI